One genomic window of Phycisphaerales bacterium AB-hyl4 includes the following:
- a CDS encoding acyl-CoA synthetase, whose amino-acid sequence MPEVYNIGVDIVDRHASDPNKLALIFEDEDGRVTRYTFAQVKEASDKLAMGLRGLGVERGDRVGILLPQSPETAIAHAAIYKLGAIALPLFTLFGPDALEYRLSDSGARAIITDPTQLPKLMDVRKALPDLRAIIVTGNHAPAGVHAFDDLLAAAHGRFTPVRTVADDPALIIYTSGTTGNPKGALHAHRVLLGHLPGVELPHEFFPQPDDLFWTPADWAWIGGLIDGLLPAWHHGVPVLAHRPRKFDPEQAFALMARHQVRNTFLPPTALKLMRQVSEPRARFDYKLRSIGSGGETLGGEILAWGRETFGFDINEFYGQTECNLVLANCAGLMNVRPGSMGRAVPGHTVSIINDEGDVLPDGEHGHIAVRRPDPVMFLNYWNNPQATTEKFIGDWLLTGDLGRRDADGYFWYLGRTDDVITSGGYRIGPAEVEDCLLKHKAVAMAAVVGSPDAARTEVVKAFVVLAGDVQPSDALAAEIQHHVKTQLAAHEYPREIEFVSELPMTTTGKIIRRVLRQREIERKGVPQS is encoded by the coding sequence GTGCCGGAGGTATACAACATTGGCGTCGACATTGTCGATCGCCATGCGAGCGACCCGAACAAACTGGCGCTGATCTTTGAAGACGAGGACGGCCGCGTCACCCGGTACACGTTCGCCCAAGTCAAAGAAGCCTCCGATAAGCTCGCGATGGGGCTGCGCGGGCTGGGCGTCGAGCGGGGGGATCGCGTCGGGATTCTGCTGCCTCAGTCGCCCGAGACGGCCATCGCTCATGCGGCGATTTACAAGCTCGGTGCGATCGCACTTCCGCTGTTCACCCTGTTCGGGCCCGACGCCCTGGAGTATCGCCTCAGCGACAGCGGCGCCCGAGCCATCATCACCGATCCAACCCAACTGCCCAAGCTGATGGATGTTCGCAAGGCGTTGCCCGACCTTCGCGCAATCATCGTCACCGGCAATCACGCTCCCGCTGGCGTGCACGCATTCGATGATCTGCTCGCAGCGGCACACGGCCGCTTCACGCCCGTGCGGACCGTCGCGGACGATCCAGCGTTGATCATCTATACCTCAGGCACGACGGGGAATCCCAAGGGAGCGCTGCACGCACACCGCGTGCTGTTAGGACACCTGCCGGGGGTCGAACTGCCGCATGAGTTTTTCCCGCAGCCTGACGACCTTTTCTGGACCCCCGCTGACTGGGCGTGGATCGGCGGACTCATCGACGGACTGCTACCCGCATGGCATCACGGCGTGCCTGTGCTCGCGCATCGCCCGCGCAAGTTTGATCCCGAGCAGGCATTTGCCCTCATGGCACGCCACCAGGTGCGTAACACGTTCCTCCCGCCCACCGCACTCAAGCTGATGCGGCAGGTGAGCGAGCCTCGTGCCCGGTTCGACTACAAGCTACGCAGCATCGGCAGCGGCGGTGAAACGCTCGGCGGTGAGATACTCGCGTGGGGGCGGGAAACCTTCGGCTTCGACATCAACGAGTTTTACGGCCAGACGGAGTGCAATCTGGTGCTCGCCAACTGTGCAGGGCTGATGAACGTGCGCCCCGGATCGATGGGCCGGGCGGTGCCGGGACATACCGTGTCGATCATTAACGATGAAGGCGACGTGCTTCCCGATGGCGAGCACGGCCACATTGCCGTTCGCAGGCCCGACCCGGTCATGTTCCTGAACTACTGGAACAATCCGCAGGCCACGACCGAGAAGTTCATCGGCGACTGGCTCCTCACCGGAGACCTGGGGCGGCGCGACGCTGACGGTTATTTCTGGTACCTTGGCCGAACGGATGATGTGATCACCAGCGGCGGTTACCGCATCGGGCCGGCGGAGGTGGAAGACTGTCTTCTTAAGCACAAGGCGGTCGCCATGGCTGCGGTGGTCGGCAGCCCGGACGCGGCGCGTACCGAAGTGGTCAAAGCTTTTGTCGTACTGGCCGGGGATGTCCAGCCCAGCGATGCGCTGGCGGCGGAAATCCAACACCACGTCAAGACCCAACTCGCCGCTCACGAATACCCGCGCGAGATCGAGTTCGTCTCTGAGTTGCCGATG